The Klebsiella quasivariicola region AACAGATGGATGGCGTCGCGTACTTCGGTCACTTCCGAGAACATCACCGTCGCGCCGCAGCGTACCAGCAGGTCGGACGCGTAACCTACCGCCGGATTGGCGGTCACGCCGGAGAAGGCGTCGCTGCCGCCGCACTGCATCCCGACTACCAGCTCTGAAGCCGGGCAGGTTTCGCGCTGGCGCTGGTTCAGTTTCGCCAGGTGGCGCTCGGCGACCTGCAGAATGTCATCGACCATCGATTTGAAACCAACGTGCTTTTCGTCCTGCAGGCTAACGATGCTGGCGCTGTCCACCGGGATGCTTTTGACGTCTTCCGTACCCTGCAGCAGACGTTCCGGCTGCAGCTTTTCACAGCCGAGGCCAATGACCATCACCTCGCCGCCGAAATTCGGATTGAGGGCGATATTGTGGATGGTACGAATCGGCACTACCGCCGCCGGCGCATTAATCGCCACGCCGCAACCGTAGAGGTGGTTCAGACCAACCACGCCGTCGACGTTGGGGTATTTCGGCAGCAGGTCTCGCTCAATGATTTTCACCACATAATCAACCACGCCCGCAACACAGTGCACGCTGGTGGTGATGCCCAGCAGGTTCTTGGTGCCCACGCTGCCGTCGGCATTGCGGTAGCCTTCGAAGGTGTAGCCTTCCAGCGGCGGTAGCGGTTCAGGTATTTTGGTCGCCAGCGGCAGGGTATTCAACGGTGGGGCGGTGGGCAGTTCCACCAGCGATTCGTCAATCCAGCTTCCCTGTGGGATGTCGCGCACGGCGAAGCCAATCACTTCTCCGTAGCGGATGATTTCACCGCGGGCAGGGATATCCACCAGGGCTACTTTATGACCCTGTGGGATGTGTTCGACGAGCGTCAGGCCGTCCGGGAAACGTGTTCCGGCGGTCAATCCCCGATCGTTGACAATAATCGCCACGTTATCTGTCGGGTCAACTTTAATATAAAACGCGGTTGGCGATTGTTGTCGAATTGCAATGTCAGCCATTGTCCAGTCATCTCCAAACAGGTGCTAATAATAAAATAAAACGCT contains the following coding sequences:
- the garD gene encoding galactarate dehydratase gives rise to the protein MADIAIRQQSPTAFYIKVDPTDNVAIIVNDRGLTAGTRFPDGLTLVEHIPQGHKVALVDIPARGEIIRYGEVIGFAVRDIPQGSWIDESLVELPTAPPLNTLPLATKIPEPLPPLEGYTFEGYRNADGSVGTKNLLGITTSVHCVAGVVDYVVKIIERDLLPKYPNVDGVVGLNHLYGCGVAINAPAAVVPIRTIHNIALNPNFGGEVMVIGLGCEKLQPERLLQGTEDVKSIPVDSASIVSLQDEKHVGFKSMVDDILQVAERHLAKLNQRQRETCPASELVVGMQCGGSDAFSGVTANPAVGYASDLLVRCGATVMFSEVTEVRDAIHLLTPRAINEAVGKRLLEEMAWYDNYLDMGKTDRSANPSPGNKKGGLANVVEKALGSIAKSGKSAIVEVLSPGQRPTKRGLIYAATPASDFVCGTQQVASGITVQVFTTGRGTPYGLMAVPVIKMATRTELANRWYDLMDINAGTIATGEETIEDVGLKLFEFILDVASGRKKTFSDQWGLHNQLAVFNPAPVT